One window of the Pedobacter ginsengisoli genome contains the following:
- the phnY gene encoding phosphonoacetaldehyde dehydrogenase, whose protein sequence is MKEEDIITQNIIKLSSLIAGKPVSSGNQLVVHNPYNGELVGTVETADLNDTNNAIETALKGGVLMSRFERYTVLERARLLLLQRKEEFAQLITAESGLCISESTYEIGRAHDVLLFSAMECLKDNGQIFSCDISPNGKQRKIFTTSEPLKLAVAITPFNHPLNQVAHKIAPALAAGTPVILKPSEKTPLTAIRFVELLYEAGLPPYMLSVLLGDTKVVSEILVQDPRIDVVSFTGSVAVGKLIAKTAGYKKVILELGGNDPLIILEDADLNLAVELAAEGSFRNSGQRCTAVKRILVQENIADEFTKRFIEKAKGYTCGDPANPATKVGTVIDEQSAIYLEGVVQKAVSQGAKILLGGKRTGALLEPTVITNVPRNAQMVVQESFGPLAPILTFKDIDDAIELSNSTAFGLSSGVVTTNMQHAIRFVKELKVGTVNINEVPGYRIENSPFGGIKDSGLGIKEGVIEAIKCFSYVKTFSMPW, encoded by the coding sequence ATGAAAGAAGAAGATATCATCACTCAAAACATTATAAAGCTCTCATCACTAATTGCCGGCAAACCGGTTTCATCAGGCAATCAATTGGTTGTACACAATCCTTACAATGGTGAACTGGTAGGAACGGTGGAAACAGCAGATTTAAATGACACCAATAACGCTATTGAAACAGCGCTTAAGGGTGGTGTTTTAATGAGCCGTTTTGAAAGGTACACTGTACTTGAAAGGGCGAGATTGCTGCTTTTACAAAGAAAGGAAGAATTTGCTCAGCTAATTACTGCCGAATCGGGACTTTGTATTTCTGAAAGCACTTATGAAATTGGCAGAGCACATGATGTTCTTCTCTTTTCAGCTATGGAATGTCTAAAAGACAATGGACAGATCTTTTCGTGCGACATTTCGCCAAATGGCAAACAGCGAAAAATATTTACTACAAGTGAACCACTAAAACTTGCAGTAGCCATAACCCCTTTTAATCATCCCCTAAATCAGGTAGCCCATAAAATTGCCCCTGCACTTGCAGCGGGCACACCGGTGATTTTAAAGCCATCGGAAAAAACACCTTTAACAGCCATCCGCTTTGTTGAACTTTTGTACGAAGCAGGTTTACCCCCATACATGTTAAGTGTTCTTTTAGGAGACACCAAAGTGGTTTCTGAAATATTGGTACAAGACCCAAGGATTGATGTTGTTTCCTTTACCGGCAGCGTTGCTGTAGGCAAACTGATAGCCAAAACGGCCGGCTACAAAAAAGTAATTCTGGAACTGGGTGGTAATGATCCGTTGATTATTCTGGAAGATGCTGATCTCAATTTGGCTGTTGAACTTGCCGCTGAAGGATCATTCAGAAACTCTGGTCAGCGGTGCACTGCTGTAAAACGCATACTTGTACAGGAAAACATTGCTGACGAATTCACTAAGCGTTTTATTGAAAAAGCTAAAGGATATACCTGTGGAGATCCTGCTAATCCGGCAACCAAAGTTGGAACAGTAATAGACGAACAATCTGCCATTTATCTTGAAGGTGTTGTGCAAAAAGCTGTTTCACAAGGAGCCAAAATATTACTTGGAGGCAAACGCACAGGTGCTTTACTGGAGCCTACTGTTATAACAAATGTGCCTCGCAATGCTCAAATGGTGGTACAGGAATCTTTTGGTCCATTAGCCCCTATTTTAACATTTAAGGATATAGACGATGCCATTGAACTTTCGAATTCTACTGCTTTCGGTTTATCATCGGGAGTGGTTACAACTAATATGCAACACGCTATCCGTTTTGTAAAAGAATTAAAAGTAGGTACTGTTAATATTAATGAAGTACCCGGGTACCGCATAGAAAACTCTCCGTTCGGAGGAATTAAGGATTCGGGATTAGGTATAAAAGAAGGAGTAATTGAAGCCATTAAGTGCTTCTCTTATGTAAAAACATTTTCAATGCCCTGGTAA
- a CDS encoding SusC/RagA family TonB-linked outer membrane protein: MKICYSLKKTSLFTVVMWLLTFGIAYAQSTITGSVVDETNQPLAGASIKIKGNKSGTTTNTEGKFSISAPANAILIISFIGYTPKELNIGSQTVLNIKLDPDQSALDEVVVTALGVKKERKALGYSVQEVKGADLVKAREPNAISSLTGKVAGLTISPSPNLFGDPGIQLRGRSGVLIVVDNVIVKSDSWNLSPDDIESYTVLKGPNAAALYGALGISGAIVITTKKGSKNSRGFAVDFNSSTQLQTGYNAIPKFQTEYGAGDGFKYAFKDGMGSGINDNDYFIWGPRFEGQPITQYNSPKDPVTGELQPLPWLARGKNNLEDFLNNGLLSTNNLAISANNDKGDIRLSMSQTYQKGTVPNSQIASTNFNVNGGLNVGTKLRFETNINYNKQYTKNYPTLGYGPQSLIYLITVWGGTDYDIKDLRNYWKPGKEGIEVYNREYTLYNNPWLVAYENLRGYYKNDVYGYFKMDYSISKKLKFSARTNVSTYDLNRDTRYPFGGTFYSPYSKVGGYEQSYSQLWENNTEASLNYSDTFKDFNFKGALFGNLRTISAKEITGATKGGLVVPGVYTLTNSKEPNSPTNRLASKQVASAYSFVDLDYKSYVFLNLTGRFDRSSTLPKSHNTYFYPSASLSTVFSEMFTLPKAISFLKARGSYANVAGDLGDSTNPYDVYNLLSVYSVYGTRWNNNPGVGYSGTLYNPNIRPSRVKTIETGLEARFLNSRVGFDVAYFRNIEGPGIVNVTVSNSSGVSSIQKNAYTYLRKGWEITLNGSPIKGQDFSWDVLANWSTSHRWLRDIDGVLTRDGNIHLGDRADGYYITDFQRDAQGNMIVGTNGLPAYNPYSSRIGYADNNFIAGINNTFRYKTLSLSFQVDGRFGGLINNYLDGYQWSAGTHPESASEYRYLDWTNRNDPNWKGSVMTNGQKIVSGQLSTDQDGNVISDTRVFAPNDKPVLWQTWARNYYQSGYQLARNRTYVKLREVVLTYNLPAKLTERTKFLQSASISLVGRNLLYFTGKGTQSMDLDQYTGNNSDFQTPSVKSFGLNLNLTF, encoded by the coding sequence ATGAAAATCTGTTACTCATTAAAAAAGACAAGCCTGTTCACAGTAGTGATGTGGCTATTAACTTTTGGCATTGCCTATGCCCAAAGTACCATTACAGGATCTGTAGTTGATGAGACCAACCAGCCTCTGGCCGGAGCTTCCATTAAAATTAAAGGCAACAAAAGTGGAACAACAACCAACACCGAAGGCAAGTTCAGTATTTCTGCACCTGCAAACGCCATTCTGATTATTAGCTTTATTGGTTACACACCAAAAGAACTTAATATAGGTTCACAAACAGTACTTAATATAAAGCTTGATCCTGACCAGAGTGCTTTAGATGAAGTAGTAGTAACCGCCCTTGGCGTAAAAAAAGAGAGAAAGGCTCTTGGTTACTCGGTACAAGAGGTAAAAGGTGCAGACCTTGTAAAAGCAAGGGAACCCAATGCCATTAGTTCGTTAACCGGAAAAGTTGCAGGTTTAACGATCTCTCCCAGCCCTAATTTATTCGGAGACCCTGGAATTCAATTACGCGGACGGTCTGGAGTTCTTATCGTTGTAGACAACGTTATAGTTAAATCAGATTCATGGAATCTTAGTCCTGATGATATTGAATCTTACACGGTATTAAAAGGCCCGAATGCTGCTGCTTTATATGGTGCACTAGGTATTAGTGGTGCAATTGTGATCACCACTAAAAAGGGATCCAAAAACAGTCGCGGTTTTGCGGTAGATTTTAACTCGAGTACACAGCTGCAAACCGGTTATAATGCAATACCTAAGTTTCAAACAGAATATGGGGCGGGCGACGGGTTTAAATATGCATTTAAAGATGGTATGGGAAGTGGTATCAACGATAATGACTACTTTATCTGGGGACCTCGTTTTGAAGGGCAGCCTATAACCCAATACAATAGCCCAAAAGACCCGGTTACAGGAGAATTGCAGCCATTACCGTGGCTTGCAAGAGGTAAGAACAATCTTGAAGATTTCCTAAACAATGGTTTGTTAAGCACAAATAACTTAGCCATTTCTGCAAATAATGATAAAGGCGACATCCGTTTATCAATGTCGCAAACCTATCAAAAAGGAACTGTACCTAACTCCCAGATCGCTTCAACAAACTTTAATGTTAATGGCGGACTTAATGTAGGGACTAAGCTTAGATTCGAGACCAATATCAATTACAACAAACAGTACACAAAAAATTATCCTACACTTGGCTATGGACCCCAAAGCTTAATCTATTTAATTACTGTTTGGGGCGGTACAGATTATGATATTAAAGATCTGAGAAACTATTGGAAACCGGGAAAAGAAGGAATAGAGGTTTACAATCGTGAATATACTTTATATAATAACCCATGGTTAGTGGCCTACGAAAACCTGAGAGGGTATTATAAAAATGATGTTTATGGCTATTTTAAAATGGATTACTCCATCTCCAAAAAACTTAAATTTAGTGCCAGAACTAACGTAAGCACATACGATTTAAACAGAGATACAAGATATCCTTTTGGCGGAACCTTCTATTCTCCTTACAGCAAGGTTGGCGGATATGAACAATCTTACAGCCAGCTATGGGAAAATAACACAGAGGCATCTTTAAATTATTCTGATACTTTTAAGGATTTCAATTTTAAAGGTGCCTTATTTGGCAACTTACGCACTATATCTGCAAAAGAGATAACAGGTGCTACAAAGGGTGGCCTTGTTGTACCAGGTGTATATACACTTACCAACTCAAAGGAACCAAATTCACCAACAAACAGACTGGCATCTAAGCAGGTGGCCAGCGCATATAGTTTCGTAGATCTTGACTACAAAAGCTATGTATTCTTAAACCTTACCGGTCGCTTCGACAGGTCTTCTACTCTACCTAAATCGCACAACACTTATTTCTATCCATCGGCATCATTAAGTACTGTGTTTTCGGAAATGTTTACGCTGCCTAAAGCTATTTCATTTTTAAAAGCACGTGGTTCATATGCTAATGTTGCCGGGGATCTGGGTGATTCTACCAACCCATATGATGTATACAATCTGTTATCAGTATACTCGGTATACGGCACTCGCTGGAATAATAACCCTGGTGTTGGGTATTCTGGTACGCTTTATAATCCTAATATAAGACCGTCCAGGGTTAAAACTATCGAAACCGGTTTAGAAGCACGTTTTCTAAACAGCAGGGTTGGTTTTGATGTGGCTTATTTTAGAAACATTGAAGGCCCAGGCATTGTAAATGTTACTGTTTCAAACAGTTCAGGAGTAAGCTCTATACAAAAAAATGCCTACACCTATCTGCGTAAAGGTTGGGAGATTACCTTAAATGGTTCACCGATAAAGGGTCAGGATTTTTCGTGGGATGTTCTTGCAAACTGGTCTACCAGTCACCGTTGGTTAAGAGATATTGACGGAGTGCTAACCAGAGACGGCAATATTCACCTTGGCGACCGTGCTGACGGCTATTACATTACAGATTTCCAAAGGGATGCTCAGGGCAATATGATTGTTGGCACAAATGGTTTACCGGCATATAATCCTTATAGCTCACGAATTGGATATGCCGATAACAATTTTATTGCGGGCATTAATAACACTTTCAGGTATAAAACTCTAAGTCTTTCCTTTCAGGTTGATGGTCGCTTTGGCGGGCTGATAAATAACTATTTAGACGGGTATCAGTGGAGTGCCGGTACGCATCCGGAATCGGCGAGTGAGTATCGCTATCTTGACTGGACAAACCGAAATGATCCAAACTGGAAAGGCTCTGTAATGACTAATGGGCAAAAAATTGTATCTGGCCAATTAAGTACAGATCAGGATGGAAACGTAATATCTGATACCCGTGTTTTTGCTCCAAATGACAAACCTGTATTATGGCAAACCTGGGCTCGTAACTATTATCAATCCGGATATCAACTGGCCAGAAACAGAACCTACGTAAAACTTCGTGAGGTAGTGCTTACTTATAACCTTCCTGCTAAATTAACAGAAAGAACAAAATTCCTTCAAAGTGCCAGTATTTCGCTTGTTGGCCGAAATTTACTTTATTTTACAGGTAAAGGCACACAAAGTATGGATCTTGATCAATACACGGGCAACAATTCTGATTTCCAGACCCCATCGGTAAAGAGCTTTGGACTTAATCTTAACCTAACTTTCTAA
- a CDS encoding SusD/RagB family nutrient-binding outer membrane lipoprotein has translation MKHKYIYWMCFIAIIASSSCKKIDDLQQNPAAIYEPNPQLILTGILLDMRESPWGGDQINNQFMVINESYYGNQAYTWGALSFSGFDQLRNIQQLEIEAQKKADEGKPYIALAQFFKAYFAITMTERFGDIPLLQAMKGRSDGIFQPEYDSQKDVYKQCLQWLEDANTALTPLVAANATVNGDFYYSGKLNKWQRLINAYRLRVLISLSKRADDTPELNIKQQFADITNNLTKYPLLTSNADNFQLVYNSTTRDNNYPLWPADGVVIKSDLRNNLGDTYVKIMTGTQDPRLFVVANPTDSAKATGDVNYAKKFTSFRGGKTGELQTTLKDQAVAGKLSTINFDYWMSSPSGIPFIMFGAYETEFSIAEAINRGWINGDAADHFKKGITSSMKFYGIGDDAISDYFKVPGNEYLGNTVAGLEQILKQKYAAFFQNSGRQAFYSNRRTGVPKFDIGPANGNNNQIPVRWAYPTTEYSTNESNLKASLKRQYNGSDTRNDIMWLIK, from the coding sequence ATGAAGCATAAATATATTTATTGGATGTGTTTTATTGCAATAATAGCATCCAGCTCTTGCAAAAAAATTGACGATCTACAGCAAAATCCTGCCGCCATTTATGAGCCTAATCCACAACTGATACTAACCGGTATACTACTGGACATGCGTGAAAGTCCGTGGGGAGGCGACCAGATTAACAACCAGTTTATGGTTATTAATGAGAGTTATTATGGCAATCAGGCATATACATGGGGTGCTCTTTCCTTCTCCGGATTTGATCAGCTGCGCAATATACAACAGCTGGAGATTGAGGCTCAGAAAAAAGCTGACGAGGGAAAACCTTATATAGCACTTGCACAATTTTTTAAGGCATACTTTGCAATAACTATGACCGAAAGGTTTGGCGACATCCCGTTATTACAGGCTATGAAAGGACGTAGCGATGGCATATTTCAGCCAGAATACGATTCACAGAAGGATGTGTATAAGCAATGCCTGCAATGGTTAGAGGATGCAAATACAGCATTAACACCTTTAGTTGCAGCAAATGCCACTGTTAACGGAGATTTCTATTATAGCGGCAAACTGAATAAATGGCAAAGATTAATAAATGCATATCGTTTACGTGTTTTAATAAGCCTTAGCAAACGTGCAGATGATACACCAGAGCTTAACATTAAACAGCAATTTGCTGACATTACCAATAACCTGACCAAGTACCCCTTGCTAACCAGTAATGCCGATAATTTTCAATTGGTTTATAACAGTACTACCAGAGATAATAATTATCCGCTTTGGCCGGCTGATGGAGTAGTTATTAAAAGTGATCTTCGTAATAATCTGGGTGATACTTATGTAAAAATTATGACAGGCACGCAAGACCCGAGGTTGTTTGTAGTTGCGAATCCAACAGATTCTGCCAAAGCAACCGGAGATGTGAATTATGCAAAGAAGTTCACTTCTTTTAGAGGAGGAAAAACCGGAGAGTTACAAACCACTCTAAAAGATCAGGCTGTAGCCGGCAAACTATCAACCATTAATTTTGATTATTGGATGTCGTCGCCATCAGGAATACCCTTTATAATGTTTGGTGCTTACGAAACTGAGTTTTCAATTGCTGAAGCAATAAACCGAGGCTGGATTAATGGAGATGCAGCTGATCATTTTAAAAAGGGAATTACATCTTCTATGAAATTTTATGGAATTGGCGATGATGCAATTAGTGATTATTTTAAGGTACCTGGCAATGAATATCTGGGTAATACAGTAGCAGGATTGGAACAGATACTAAAGCAAAAATATGCTGCATTTTTTCAAAACTCTGGCAGACAAGCCTTTTACAGTAACAGAAGAACTGGTGTGCCGAAGTTCGATATAGGACCTGCAAATGGAAATAACAATCAGATTCCGGTAAGGTGGGCTTACCCTACTACAGAATATTCTACCAACGAATCGAATTTAAAAGCGTCATTAAAGCGCCAGTATAATGGTTCCGATACTAGAAATGATATTATGTGGCTTATAAAATAA
- a CDS encoding helix-turn-helix domain-containing protein gives MEDDIILKISYRIKEIRKEKNITIQELADRAGVSKGLISQIENNRTIPSLPVLMNIVHSLNLDLTGFFKDISPANHQEKVFVIRASDYKPLKKEAAKGFNYQRILARNIHGGL, from the coding sequence ATGGAAGACGATATCATCCTAAAGATCAGCTACAGAATAAAAGAAATACGTAAGGAAAAAAACATTACCATACAGGAACTGGCAGACAGAGCCGGAGTAAGTAAAGGCTTAATATCGCAGATAGAAAACAACCGTACTATCCCCTCATTGCCTGTATTAATGAACATTGTACATTCGCTAAACCTTGATTTAACCGGATTCTTTAAAGACATCTCTCCCGCCAATCATCAGGAAAAGGTTTTTGTAATACGTGCCAGCGATTATAAACCACTCAAAAAAGAAGCGGCAAAAGGATTTAATTATCAGCGTATACTTGCACGCAATATTCATGGGGGCCTGTAG
- a CDS encoding TIGR03364 family FAD-dependent oxidoreductase: protein MTKNIQYDLIVVGSGILGTFHALHALRLGKSVLLTEKDQYPINATVRNFGQAVVSGMSSDWFDYARRSTELYQEIQQHADISVRNNGTVYLSSDDEETQLLHELKERMDAIDYEANLLSADDCLAKWPSLKKEYCKGGLFFPQEVSVEPNKLIYQLIDYAVAKYPKLTYMPSTAVLDCTVVGDHIEITTAAKQVFTAEKAIICNGGEFKLLFADLFSKSGIILSKLQMMKTVPMPEVQLEGNILTGLSIRRYESFQECPSYAGISTPEHYKECQKWGIHILFKKAVDGSIIIGDSHEYADVNHTDDLGFGINSHINELMLAAAQEIVSFDVRKIASTWAGFYPQHNSKHIVEYDIEDRIHIRTAIGGKGMTSSAGYAEASIKKIYN, encoded by the coding sequence ATGACAAAGAACATTCAATATGATTTAATAGTCGTGGGCTCGGGTATACTGGGCACTTTCCACGCATTACATGCTTTAAGGTTAGGTAAAAGTGTATTACTTACAGAGAAGGATCAATACCCGATAAATGCCACCGTAAGGAATTTCGGACAAGCAGTAGTATCAGGCATGTCGTCTGATTGGTTTGATTACGCCAGAAGGTCAACTGAGCTGTATCAGGAAATTCAGCAGCATGCTGACATCAGCGTGCGCAATAACGGCACCGTTTACCTATCCTCTGATGATGAGGAAACTCAGTTACTCCATGAGCTAAAGGAACGGATGGATGCGATAGATTATGAGGCTAATTTGTTATCTGCAGATGATTGTCTGGCTAAATGGCCTTCTTTAAAAAAAGAATACTGTAAAGGTGGCTTGTTCTTTCCGCAAGAAGTAAGTGTGGAACCTAACAAGCTAATTTACCAACTGATTGACTATGCTGTTGCTAAATACCCAAAGCTTACTTACATGCCTTCGACAGCAGTTTTAGATTGTACTGTCGTTGGTGATCACATTGAAATTACTACTGCTGCAAAACAGGTATTTACTGCAGAAAAGGCTATTATTTGTAATGGTGGTGAATTCAAATTATTGTTTGCAGATCTGTTTAGCAAAAGTGGAATCATTTTAAGTAAACTGCAAATGATGAAAACTGTACCAATGCCCGAAGTACAGCTGGAAGGAAATATCTTGACGGGATTGTCCATCCGCAGATATGAGTCGTTCCAGGAATGCCCATCGTATGCCGGAATATCTACTCCTGAACATTACAAAGAATGCCAGAAATGGGGTATCCACATTTTGTTTAAGAAAGCAGTAGATGGATCTATTATCATCGGCGACTCACATGAGTATGCGGATGTGAACCATACCGATGATCTGGGTTTTGGCATTAACAGCCACATTAACGAACTGATGCTAGCGGCAGCACAAGAGATTGTAAGCTTTGATGTGCGCAAAATAGCGTCAACCTGGGCTGGTTTTTATCCTCAACACAACAGTAAACACATTGTGGAATATGACATAGAAGACCGCATACATATCAGAACTGCAATTGGTGGCAAGGGCATGACATCCTCGGCCGGATACGCAGAAGCAAGTATAAAAAAGATTTACAACTAG
- the phnA gene encoding phosphonoacetate hydrolase, which produces MNNISTQPFSVNGKTYTPPAKPIVVICMDGSADEYLDTTMAHDRMPNLKKMALQGYRGMVRGALPSFTNVNNSSIVTGVSPAVHGICGNFFYDTAKDQEVMMNSSEYLRAETLLAAAANAGRKVAVVTAKEKLRDILSYKLNGIAFSAEKADQAKLDTHGIENAEQVIGHKTPAIYSAEASLFVLRAGVALIENGMADFLYLSLTDYMQHTYAPDTEESLAFYEAQDAELGKMLELGAIIGATADHGMNAKVKEDGTPNVLFIETMLTEKFGNGFRVICPITDPYVKHHGALGSYVAVHMDDVSKVNEVKNWLAVQPGVTEVYDKETGCRILEQPADRTGDLFVLSARDVVVGKTAAHHDLKALDGTLRSHGGRYEEMVPLVVSHPLNATYKMKTQGDPRNFDVFDFTVNGTN; this is translated from the coding sequence ATGAATAATATATCAACTCAACCCTTTTCTGTTAATGGCAAAACGTATACACCTCCGGCAAAACCCATAGTGGTAATTTGTATGGATGGTTCTGCAGATGAATATCTGGATACCACAATGGCTCACGACCGTATGCCTAACCTTAAAAAGATGGCTCTGCAAGGCTACAGAGGTATGGTACGCGGCGCATTACCATCGTTTACCAATGTAAATAACTCATCTATAGTGACCGGTGTTAGCCCTGCTGTTCATGGCATTTGTGGTAATTTCTTCTATGATACGGCAAAGGATCAGGAAGTGATGATGAACTCATCAGAATACCTTAGAGCAGAAACACTGCTTGCCGCAGCGGCAAATGCAGGTCGTAAGGTTGCGGTGGTTACTGCAAAGGAAAAACTGCGCGACATCCTTTCTTACAAACTAAACGGGATTGCTTTTTCAGCAGAAAAAGCAGATCAGGCAAAACTGGATACTCATGGTATTGAAAATGCCGAACAGGTAATTGGTCATAAAACTCCGGCGATTTATAGTGCCGAAGCCAGTTTATTCGTATTACGTGCCGGTGTGGCTTTAATAGAAAATGGCATGGCCGATTTCTTATATCTATCGCTAACCGATTACATGCAGCATACCTATGCACCTGACACCGAAGAATCGCTTGCATTTTACGAAGCCCAAGATGCTGAATTAGGTAAAATGCTTGAACTTGGAGCCATTATCGGTGCAACGGCAGATCATGGCATGAATGCTAAGGTTAAGGAAGATGGCACCCCTAATGTATTGTTTATTGAGACCATGCTTACCGAAAAATTTGGCAACGGTTTTAGAGTAATTTGCCCTATTACAGACCCATATGTAAAACACCATGGTGCTTTAGGATCATATGTAGCAGTCCATATGGATGATGTATCAAAAGTAAATGAAGTAAAAAACTGGCTTGCAGTACAACCTGGAGTTACCGAAGTGTATGACAAAGAAACCGGCTGCCGAATACTTGAACAACCTGCAGATAGAACGGGTGATTTGTTTGTACTGTCGGCCCGCGATGTAGTAGTTGGCAAAACCGCAGCACATCATGATTTAAAAGCACTTGACGGCACCCTGCGCTCACACGGAGGCAGATATGAGGAAATGGTTCCTTTAGTTGTTTCTCATCCGTTGAATGCAACTTATAAAATGAAAACACAGGGCGATCCCCGAAATTTCGATGTGTTCGATTTTACTGTTAATGGCACTAACTAA
- a CDS encoding cupin domain-containing protein: MVSTDAFEYKYLIKGKIDYLIEDKNYVLEEGDSIFFDGRLGHNLSNIGDSDALMLVVYYFITND, from the coding sequence ATGGTAAGTACCGATGCCTTTGAATACAAATATCTGATAAAAGGAAAAATTGACTACCTGATAGAAGACAAGAACTACGTACTGGAAGAAGGAGACTCTATCTTCTTTGATGGAAGATTAGGACATAACCTATCTAATATTGGCGACTCTGACGCCCTCATGCTGGTTGTTTATTATTTCATTACAAACGACTAG
- a CDS encoding alkaline phosphatase: protein MKKSIIAICICCFAMQLNAQVKKVKHVVLIGCDGFGAYAVPDAKMPNLKKLMETGSWSLKARSVLPSSSAVNWASMLMGAGPTEHGYTEWGSKTPEIPSATTTKYGIFPSIFSVIRDQKPAAKTAVIYSWPGIGPLVEKDAISIVVPGNDNDDFCADTAATIIKRDKPYFTFVHLDEPDGTGHGIGHRTPAYYEQLQKVDIRIGKIVQAVKDAGIENETIIILSADHGGTGKGHGGKSLDEVLIPWVINGVGVKKNHEIKDVIITYDTGATIAWILGLKAPQSWRGKAVANSFTGN from the coding sequence ATGAAAAAATCAATTATTGCCATCTGCATATGCTGTTTTGCAATGCAGCTAAACGCACAGGTAAAGAAGGTAAAACATGTAGTTTTAATTGGATGCGATGGATTTGGAGCCTATGCAGTACCTGATGCCAAAATGCCAAACCTTAAAAAACTAATGGAAACCGGATCATGGTCGTTAAAAGCCAGATCTGTCCTTCCTTCTTCAAGCGCCGTTAACTGGGCATCTATGCTTATGGGCGCCGGACCAACCGAACATGGCTACACAGAATGGGGCAGTAAAACTCCTGAAATACCATCCGCAACTACCACAAAATACGGCATATTTCCCTCTATCTTTAGTGTAATCAGAGATCAGAAACCTGCTGCTAAAACTGCAGTAATTTACAGCTGGCCAGGCATCGGACCATTGGTAGAGAAAGATGCGATCAGCATTGTAGTACCCGGTAATGATAATGACGATTTTTGTGCAGATACAGCTGCCACTATCATTAAAAGAGATAAACCTTATTTCACTTTTGTACATCTAGATGAGCCAGACGGTACCGGCCATGGAATTGGACACAGAACCCCTGCCTATTACGAACAACTTCAAAAAGTTGATATAAGAATTGGCAAGATTGTACAAGCTGTAAAGGACGCAGGCATCGAGAATGAAACCATTATTATTTTATCTGCCGATCATGGTGGAACCGGCAAAGGCCATGGTGGAAAATCTTTAGATGAAGTACTAATTCCCTGGGTAATAAATGGTGTAGGGGTTAAAAAGAACCATGAGATTAAGGACGTAATTATTACTTATGATACTGGTGCTACTATTGCCTGGATACTTGGACTGAAAGCACCTCAAAGCTGGAGAGGAAAAGCTGTAGCGAATAGCTTTACAGGCAACTAG
- a CDS encoding GtrA family protein has protein sequence MSKKNAVFIFAKAQLSAFTGGIVDYLVMILCTELLGIHYTISIAIGGIVGAIVNFSVNRYWTFTSAKANKAPVGQQLVKFIFVVGGSILLKSSGTYLFTTWLKLDYKITRIMVDIIVSLSFNYVLQKYWVFRKKSL, from the coding sequence ATGAGTAAAAAAAATGCCGTATTTATTTTTGCCAAAGCTCAGCTTTCTGCCTTTACCGGAGGAATAGTTGACTATCTGGTAATGATATTATGTACCGAATTACTTGGCATTCATTATACCATTTCTATTGCCATAGGCGGAATAGTTGGCGCTATAGTCAATTTCTCAGTAAACCGCTACTGGACTTTTACCTCCGCAAAGGCAAACAAAGCCCCGGTTGGACAGCAACTGGTTAAATTTATATTTGTTGTTGGAGGCAGTATTTTATTAAAATCATCAGGCACCTATCTATTTACTACCTGGTTAAAATTAGACTACAAAATAACCCGGATCATGGTTGATATCATTGTATCTCTGAGCTTTAACTACGTTTTACAAAAATACTGGGTATTCAGAAAAAAGTCTCTTTAA